Proteins found in one Amycolatopsis umgeniensis genomic segment:
- a CDS encoding TetR/AcrR family transcriptional regulator produces MTRLTRAEQQRRTHEHLLGAGREVFLRRGFLAATVEEIAADAGYTRGAVYKHFGGKEGLWLAIIEADAVGHLQGLREALASATTRDEVLAALNPVDVADKDAAKWSAAAAEVLAATAQQPETATQVAAIQRRHDDEVVALLTEHSRRLCLEPAMPLDQAVVMLGALGIGLALRQTVAPAADPGAILTHVLGTLFPSEAT; encoded by the coding sequence ATGACCAGGCTGACGCGGGCCGAGCAGCAGCGACGCACTCATGAACACCTGCTGGGCGCGGGGCGCGAGGTCTTTCTGCGACGCGGTTTCCTCGCGGCGACGGTCGAGGAGATCGCGGCTGATGCCGGCTACACCCGCGGCGCCGTCTACAAGCATTTCGGCGGCAAGGAAGGCCTGTGGCTGGCGATCATCGAGGCCGACGCCGTCGGCCATCTCCAGGGACTGCGGGAAGCTCTCGCCAGTGCCACCACTCGCGACGAGGTGCTCGCGGCGCTGAACCCCGTGGACGTGGCGGACAAGGACGCGGCGAAATGGAGTGCGGCGGCCGCGGAGGTGCTCGCCGCGACGGCGCAGCAGCCGGAGACCGCCACTCAGGTCGCCGCCATCCAGCGGCGTCACGACGACGAGGTGGTCGCCCTGCTGACGGAGCACTCCCGCCGCCTGTGCCTCGAACCCGCGATGCCGCTGGACCAGGCCGTCGTCATGCTGGGCGCACTGGGGATCGGGCTCGCCCTGCGTCAGACGGTCGCCCCGGCGGCCGACCCCGGCGCGATCCTCACCCACGTGCTGGGCACGTTGTTCCCGTCCGAGGCAACGTGA
- a CDS encoding NAD(P)H-binding protein — translation MKIAVVGASGMTGSRVVTEAVTRGHHVTAVFRGTPSELPHPDVDVVRGDATDVDHMSAVLAGADAIVGATRPAPGAEDTVAATITALLDAAAGTRVLVVGGAGPLRSPSGGLVIDDPAFVPPEWRTIASASTTQLQACEAHAGDWVYLSPPAMLEPGIRTGAYRRGSTTILTAADGSSRISTEDFAIAIVDELENPGRDRHFTVGY, via the coding sequence GTGAAGATCGCCGTTGTCGGAGCGTCGGGCATGACCGGCTCCCGTGTCGTCACCGAGGCCGTCACCCGCGGCCACCACGTCACCGCTGTCTTCCGTGGCACCCCGTCGGAACTCCCGCACCCGGACGTCGACGTCGTGCGAGGCGACGCCACCGACGTCGACCACATGAGCGCCGTTCTCGCCGGAGCCGACGCCATCGTCGGTGCGACAAGACCCGCGCCCGGCGCGGAAGACACCGTCGCCGCCACCATCACGGCCCTGCTCGACGCCGCGGCGGGCACACGTGTCCTGGTCGTCGGCGGTGCCGGACCGCTGCGCTCGCCGTCCGGCGGACTCGTCATCGACGACCCGGCGTTCGTGCCGCCGGAGTGGCGGACCATCGCCTCGGCGAGCACGACACAGCTACAGGCCTGCGAGGCGCACGCGGGGGATTGGGTGTACCTCAGCCCGCCCGCGATGCTCGAACCCGGCATCCGGACCGGGGCCTACCGGCGGGGATCAACCACGATTCTCACCGCGGCTGACGGCTCGTCCCGGATCTCGACGGAGGATTTCGCCATCGCCATCGTGGACGAACTCGAGAATCCGGGGCGGGACCGGCATTTCACCGTCGGATACTGA